A region of the Sminthopsis crassicaudata isolate SCR6 chromosome 6, ASM4859323v1, whole genome shotgun sequence genome:
GGCGCTCGGGGCAGGGCGGGCCCAGCAGGCCGCCCTCTTGCCCCCCAGAGCCCCTGCTCCGGGAGAGCTCCTCACTTCCCTCAGCTCCCTGTCACCCCCACCCCAGAGCTGACCCTGCAACCCCCATACCGGAGCCCCCACCCCAAGGCTCCCCACCTGGCCCCCAGCCCAGGCCCTGCGCTAACTTACCGGCCAGGCGGCCCAGGCCCCCGTTCCCCAGGCCGGCGTCCTCTTCTATCTCCTCCAGCTCCTCCATGTCCAGGCCCAGCTGGAGGAGACGGGGGGGGGCATCAGGAGGGGAGGGCCGGTCCTCAGCCGCCGTCCCCCGGTGCCTCCTGGGCCGGCCCctgctctcccccccccccccgttcccCCCTCCCAGTACCTGGTACGTGGCCTCGTCGCAGGCGTTCTCCAGGGCCAGGTTCACCATGGTGTTCTGCAGGGTTCGGCCCATGTAGAACTCGAGGGACAGATAGTAGATCCGCTGGGGACGGCACAGGGGGTTGGCCCTACCCAGGTGTGCCCGTCCTGCCCGGGGGCCCCCCTGCCCTGCCCGGTCCCACTCAGAGGAAGCCTCCCCTGCCCCGGCCAGTGTTAGGTTTCTGACCTTTGCCAGTGACCCTGCTACCTGATCctgcccccacccccctcccGGAGGCAGCTGCTTCCCAGCCACTGGCTCTGCCCATAGGTCCCTCTGGCTCAGGGCCAAAGCAGGGGCAGCTGGTCCCTGAGCTGAGCTGGGCCTTGGGGGTCCTGGGCTGAGAGTCCTGGGGCCTCCCGGCCCCTCCTGCCCCAGCCCGAGCCCTGGCACTCTGCCCTGTGCCATTGGCCCTGGGGGGCTCGCAGTCAAACCCCCCCTTCCCAGAAGGTTAACTCCTGGTGCAGTAGATCCAaagggcagagctgggagggaccttcgAGGCCCCCAAGTACAgctcagaggaagaaactgaaggccAGAGAGGAACCCCAGTTGTGTGACCTGGCCAGCCTTTGCCGTTTGGTTTCCACAGAGGGAGGGAGTGGTCCCGGGACCCCCCACGGCCCCTTCCGGCCCTGACCTGAGGGTGTGTCCCCCATCGCCCCCACCCCTGGCCCCAGGTCCCGGGCACCTTGGGGTCCTTCTCGTAGTAATGCTGCTGGGTGCGGATCCAGCGGCCCACCAGGTGGTCCCGCACGGTATGCGCCAGCGCGAAGTAGTAGTCTCGGGGGGTGGCCACGTTGCGGTCCTTGACCAGGGTGAAGTGCAGGTGCCGGTTGAAGTTCTTCTTCAGCTCGGACACGTTCTCCACGCCCGCCAGGCCGCGCACGCTGATCTGTTTGCGCTTGTCATGGTCTGACAGGGGCCGGGACATGGCGACGGCGAGCGGGGGGGCACGCGGTGTGTGGCGGGCGCTGGACGGGAGCTCTCCCACGGGTGGGTCCGGCGGCCTCGGAGCGGGGAGTGGAGGCTGGCCCCCTGGGCCGGGGTTTTAAGGCCAGGCCTGATGCATTATGCATGGGCTGTGGGGGAGGTTGCCCGCCCCTCATGAATGCATAATGGTGGGTGCAGGGCCTCCTTTCAGGGCTATTTTGGGGACGAGCCGGCTGCCAGCTGCCCCAGGCAGGGCCCGCCACCATCCCCAGCCTACGTGACCCACATCCTGTGGGCCTCCGGCCCATGAGCAAAGGGTCCTTTCCTCCCTGTCCTGAAGCCAGGGGAGGGTCTCCGGGGCCCACCTCGTTCCCAGGGACGCTGAAGGGCTGGGAGCAGAGGAGCTGGGAGCAGAGGGACTGAGGGGAGTCGAGCTCCCAGGGGGCTTTGGGGCTGCTGGATCCCCTGGCCAGGGTTGGAGGGGGCAGAAGAGCCAGGGAGAAGGGCCGGGGGCTGGAGCCCCTTGGCAGGGCAGTCATGGAGTCCCTGGATCGAGCGACTTCTCTGCCAACCTGACAGCAGGGCAGAGGGGGCACCTGCAGAATGCCCTCGGAATTGCCTGTGGTTCAGAACTGCTAAGGAGCCCCCGGGAGTTGGGACACCCTGAACAAAGGGCCCTTAGAGCCGGCCGGCCCCCGTCCCAGCCCAGGCTCCTGCTCAGGCCCCCAGAACACCCCACTGGGGCCGCCCCGGACCAGGTGCTTGGCGCAGGGATTGTTCCCACTTTTCAGAAAACAGCTCTGAGTTGGGACGGGCTGAGCCGTGCAGGCTGCACGCAGAGCCAAGGCTgtttgactccaagcccagagtGGCGGGGGCAGCGGGGCGCCCGCGGGTGTGGAGATCGTGGCCTGTTCCGGAGACGGGCCCGGGCCCTGGTTGAAAACATGTTTTGCAGAGCGAGCCCCCACCCCCCACCAAACTCAATCCCTCCTAGCGGCCCCCTGTCGCTGTCCCTCAAGAAGGCCTTAAATAGTGACCTTCAGGGAGGAGAGGTCAGATTACAGGCCTGGGCCCGGGCCAGCTGTCTCCAGCCAGCCTGCCCTCCCTCTCACCAGAGCAGAGATCCCTGGGAAACGTAGTCCCCAAGGCCGGGAGGCCCAAGCTTCCTTGCCTGGGTCCCCGGGCTGCTCTGGGATACCGGCCCCCCGCCGGGCTGGGCTGCCTGGGGGAACCTTGCGTTTCTTGCCCATCTGAGCTGTCACCATTGGTTCTAAGTCTGTGCATCTGCCTGTTGTGGAGGGCACTGATGCCAGGGGTACCCCTCCCGGGCACACAGGGTGGCCTCTGTGCTGACATCTGGGCAGCCCTATTGGTCTGGGATACCGAGGGTGCTGGACCCTGGCCATGGGGGTTCTGGGGCAGGGCCTGCTTCTCTTCTGCAGCCCTATGGAAGCGATGGGAAGGAGGCGCCCCAAGGAGCCCAATCTTCCCCTCGACCCAGCCTCggtctttccatctctaaaatgagaacaTGGGACTAAATGCTCGATTTAGAGAAAGCAATGCAGCCTTCTCCTACCCTGACAAAACCAACTTTCCtgagaaggaaactgagccagGCCGGCCTCGGCCCCAAATGCCCAACTTGCCCCCGGCACCTATGCCCGTTTTGGCTACATTCAAATCCCTCGTCTTTTTGGGGGTCATAATGTGGGGACCCTTCTCGACCCACAACCCCAATCTCATCATTCCCAAAGGCCGTAGGACACAGCTAGAGCAGAAAGGGACTCTGGGCGCTTTGGCCGGCCCACTCCTTTTATATACAGGTGAGGAGAGGTCCAAGGAGCAAACTTCCCAGCGCTGTGGTGGGGTCGCCGGGCCGGGCTGCCCACTCTCCTGGGAGCCTGGCAGCCACCAGCCCGGCCCGCACCTGCAGGGAGGGCACCTGTTTCCGTGTGGATCTTGGGTTTCTCCACCAGCACGGCTGACTCCTGGTAAGAGGAGCCCGGCTGCCGCCCATTTGCTGTGACCTTTCCTGGTGGTATCAGTTCTCAGCCGCTTTTGTGGACCACGGACTTCTAAGctgaccctcctcctcctctccgaGGGGGCGGAGGCGGAGGGGAACTCCTAGCAGGTTTTGCCCATTTCAGGAAGGACCTGCCTGGCAGAGAAAGCCCCATCTATTTCTGGCAGCGGCTCAGGGCTTCTCGGGAAGACTCAGCAACTCCCTGCCTCGCCTTCCCCCTTCACTGGCCTGGCAAGGGGCTCCTCATTAACCAAATCCCAAATGCCAGGCAGCAGCGGGAAGCAGAGGGAGCGACCCCTGGAGCGGGGCACCCCCAGAGGGCTGGGCTATGGTTAAGCCATCGATTGATCGCTTTGTGTTAATCCCCCGTGGCCCAGCTTCAGAGACTAATTAACCACCCCATGGGCCCaccagggaaactaaggcaggagGGGAGCAATGAGACCCAAGGGCCCGGGAATCCTCCCCCACCTCTTTCCTTCAAAGTTTAGAGGAAGGGGAGGGCAATTGCAACCCAGACTAAGGGGCAACTGGGCTCTGGACATCGTCCTTCCACTTCAATAGAAAGCTAAGAGGAAATAAGGCTTCACCCTTCTGTGtttgggaggggaagggggggccTTTCCTAGCCTTAAGCTGTGACACCTGAACCCACCATGCCCAGCCTGGGGCCCTCAAACTCCTCAAAAGGGGGGTTGGCGGCAGCACTTTCTACGGAGGAGCTGCCCTGCATCCAAGTGCTGGCCAGAGAAGGGTGGGCCTAGGCTGGGGCAGGGGGCGCCAGGCCAAGCAGCTAGGTGGGACAGACCGCTTGCCCACAAGGCTTGGGCCTGCCCGACTCAGCTGGGCAACTCCCCTGGTGAGGGGTCTCAGCTGccttcccactccctccccaggCTCCACAGACACAAGAAGCCACTCAGCGGGGTTAATTTTAGCCCCTCTGTGCGTAACAGGCTGGATTAGGCGGCCTGACCTTTCGGCTCCCCGCGCCAGGGGCCGGCAGGTGGCTGCCGCCTGCAGACATAAATCCCAAAGCCCCGCACCCGCTCCCAGGGGAGCGCCCTCCAAGCTGCCTTGGCCCCGGGGGAGAAGAGCCCACCCTACGTGGGGGACGGAGGCCCGCCCCAGCCCAGAGAACGGAACGTGTCCAAAGAAAGAAGAGGCCCAGGAAGGCAGGCTGCTGTTTTACTCAATGGAACATCCCCCTTTTAATGCAGTGTTTTATTGTACACCAAATAAAAGGCCAAAAGAAATTTCTGCAGAGAAAGCGGTGAGGAGGAGAGAGCGCTTTACACATCATTGTCCACATAATCACTCCatggagagggaaggggggagggagggagcagaggggGGACCCTCTCCCCCCCCACCACAAAACATTCAGACATCTGGgactaaaataaaatgaagacgTTCTGTCAGCAGGAGGAGCAAACGGGATCGAAGGCCGGGCAGGGGGCCGACGTGCCGCCCTTGCCAGGGCCCCGACAAGGGGGGGGCCGTGAGGGGCTGGGCTCTAAAGCCCCCCCTGGCCGAGAAGTGAGGAGCCTGGCCCTGGGCCCCCGACGCCCTTTCCGCCCGGCCCACCGAAAGGGCAATCTCCATTTGCTCCCTCCGCTACAGAAAGCTAACAATCTAGGCCTGGGGAGGAAAGGGGGCTAATTGCAGCAGAAGACGGGGGACAGCATCTCCTTGGACGGAGtctgagggaagaagagagaaggaaatacaaaggaagaggaagaaaaaaaataataaaaaattcacgATATGGAGCCAGCGCGTTCCGATTCCGTCCACAAAAATAAGTCAGGCCGCTTTGCCGAACCATCCCGTCCACCAGGGGCGCTGCTGAGGCTGTCTCCCCGGAAGGGTCACCAATGGGCGCGGAAAGTCCTCAGTCGCATGGCGCGGGCCACCGCCGCGGGGACGGGTCCTGGCGGCCCCATTTGGGGAGGGGCAAGGGAGTTGGGTgaggagagagaagacaaagaagagacTCGATGCTACGGGGCGCCAGGAGAGCCCAAGCTGGCGCCCCTCCTAACGCCTGCCTGCTCCCAAGCGAGTCCTCAGTCGCCCGGGACAGGCTTCCTCGCACAGCCCAGCCctgtgcgtgcacacacacacaacatgcGTGCGTCCCAATGTCTGGCTCCATATGGTGAGGTTCGGCGTGTGTTTTAACGAgaccaattatatatatatataatatatatataatatatatatattttcttaaaaaaaaaaaaaaaaatcaagtctagTTCTGTGGTGGAGGCGGTGGGGGAGCTGGAGGCATCCCGAAGGGCGGCATGCCCGCCACCCCCATGCCCATCATGGTGACAAAGTTAGAAGGGTCCATGGGAGGCGGAGGAGGAGGGGGCGGGGCGTACATCATGCCGGCGGAACCAGGTGGCGGAGGCGGCGGAGGGGGGGGGGCCCCGGGCGGCAGAGGCGGCTGGACCCCGGGGGGCAGGGGCACCATAGTGGGGTTGCCTTGCATCTGAGGGGCTCCTGGAGAAGCTGCGGCAGCCGCCTGCTGCTGTTGCCATGGCGGGATGGACCCTGTGCCAGCGCTCGTGGTGGTAGTCGTCGTATCTGGGGTGGTAAAGAAGCCCAAGGTCACACGCGCGGGGGCACGCCGCGGCTCTCTGCGGCTGCTGGCTCGGGATTGGGGGCCGGGGGCGCCTGCTCCTTGCTCGGCATGCGTTAACGTGGGGCCGGGGGGGAAGGGGCGTGGTGGGGAGGGACAGCATGTACCCTGGGCTCAGCCTAAAGGTCTCTGGGGCTTCACTGAAAAAGCCCCTCATCACCAAGGCCCCAGTACGGGCGGAGGGGAACACACGAGAACCAGCCCTGACAGCCCTCCCCCCGTCAACGGCACTTTCAACCTCCAGACCAGTCGCTCtcggccccccccccccgcccccaccccccaTCAGGCTCTCAGTCCATGCAACAAGAGCCTCCAAGGCCCTGCGTCCTCCCCCCAACCCCGTCCAGGCCCCAGCACCGGCCAGACCAGATTCACGCCACACCAGACATCACAGAACCCCAGACTGCCACGCCCACTCTAGGCCCCCAGCACCCAAATGACATTGTCTCAGAGACTAACCCACTCCACCCCCCACGACCCCCCAACGAGGAATCCCGGACTCACTTTGCTGCCATGGCAAGGGGGTACTGGAAGCCATACTGCTGCTGGGCGGCGGGGGAGGCggaggctgctgctgctgctgctgccatgGGGGAAGAGGGCcagagggagggggtgggggctgCCCActgggaggcggcggcggcggcatcATGCCCATAGGCGGCGGCGGCATCATACCTGTGAGGTAGGAAGCGGCAGGTGAGTTCCTGGGGCCTGGCCGTGCTCACAATTCCCGAGGCAGGGGAGGCGAGCGGCCACATGAGGGGGGGTACCCCCCCATGCCGGACACCCGGCTCCATTACCTTTTCCTTGATGTAGGCGATAGACCCCAGAGCCCACAGGCGTACTTCCCAGGTACTGATCTTGATGGAAGGAAGAGCAGGGACTTAGCAGGACATTTGAACCGGCCGGACGAGACTCCCGCCCCCCTGCGGCCGCCCAGGACTCCAGGTGACCCGGCAAAGCACCCGTGACCGGCCCGCTGGAAGAGCTGATCCCTTCCTGCCCGCCCCCGGGGAGCGGCGCTCCTCCCCCGAGACAGGCCAGTGGAATGCCACGGCCACGCCCCGTCCCCGTGCTAGTCCAGTCACTTCGAGAGCAGCTCTTGACCCTCACAGTGGCCTGGCATGACCCCCCCCAGCCTACCCCAAATCCCCAAGGTTTCTGGTCTGACACTTACTTACCCATTGGAGGAGGGCCATGGTGCCCAGGTGGGTGGGGCCCCTGGTTCATCGGCGGTGGCGGCGGCTGCATCCAGGGGGGCGGGGGCCCGTTGGGGTTGTGCTGCATGGGGTGACCACCGTGCCCCCCTGTCAGACTGGGCAGCGGGTGTGGGAAGTTGTGAGGCCCACCGCCGGGGCCACCGGGCCCTCCGCCGTGCATCCCATGGTACGGGCGATTCTCTGAGGGCCCCGAGTTCATCCATGGCGGGCGGCTCTGGGTGGTGGACATGAGAGACTATGTGAGAGCATTTCCCGTCTAGACCCCTGCCGGCATTTGCTGCTGGCAACATTGCTCTCTCAGGCCGTGGAGGCGGCCCCCAAACGCAGGGTGAGAACCTCAAAAGATCGCTGTGTCTCACAATGGCCCGACAACCTGGGAGAACAATGTTGCCCAAATGACCCCATGAAACCTGACGACCTGGCTCTGGTTGCCCCCAAACCCAAAGGAAAGGGAGCAGTGCGGCCAGAAAGCAAACCGCCTGGCACTCACCGGCGGCGGCGGGTTGTTGGCAGGGGCGGCAGGCCGAGGCGCGCTGGCCAGCGGGGCGGCAGCAGGCCCAGAGGCCGAGCCGGCAGAAGCCGGAACCGGAGCTTCACCCAACTCTGCCATGAGAGACAGGTATTCCTTGTCCATGCGGGCTTTATCTTGGGCAGACTGTGGGTCACCAGGcctagaaggaaataaaaaaaaaaagtctttcaccAACATGCTAGAGACCCAGGGTCCTTGGAGTTCACCAGGTGGGCCTTGTGCCAAAGCCTGTGCCCATCCGTGGGAGGCCAAACCCTCTATTTTACCCACGAAGGCCCTAAATGCGGGCATCCCACCTTAGATCATCCAGCTGCTGTGCCAACTGCAAGCTGGCCACCTTCCACAGACTCAGGGCTAGCCAGAGCCACAGCTCAGGCCTGCAAACCAGGAGAACGCTCACCAGAGGGGGCTAAAAGAGCACAATCTCTTGATTTCTGAAAGCCCTCacaccccccccccattctgAACTACCAGAAATAGGAAAATCCATGAATAACTATTATCAGTAGAAGAACTGACAAGTTTTTTGCAATCTAAGGCGAAATTTAAACTACTTGTGATCGTAGACCTGTCTTCTGCAGCAATTAGTGCCCTCGGTACAGGAGCAAACACCTCATTCTCCAGAGGGGCCCAAGCTGCTGCCCTTGGGGCCACAGAAAGGACAAGAATAAGTGTTGACATCCCCCCCAGATGCTCACcatcatgggggggggggcagtgttCCCATGCCtcaagagcttaaaaaaaaaaaaagtacaaaggcCTGCTTCCCGCAGCTGGTGTGCTTAACCTGCCtctacttttaacatattttagcaGTTGGGGCCAGCACAGGGCCGGATCTGGAGACAAATTCAGGGAAGCAAGTCATTCAATCTGCTtgtctcctcatctgtgaaatgggagtgCCTGCCAGGGCTGTTGTAAGACCCTGCTCGTCAGACGCTAGGTAAATGCCCTGGTTATCCCGGTTCTAGTCCAGTGAGCAAAAACCACCCCTCCACAGGACCTTCCGCAGAATCTCACCTTTGGAATTTGCAATCTGAAGCAATGTGGCCAGCCCCTCCACATTTGGTGCAGACCGTGGTGTTGGTAATGCTTCGGGTCTCTGAGCTCTGCCATGGTCTTAAGATCCTGCCAAGAGAGAAAGGTCAACTCTGGGGCTAAGTTCCACTTCGCTCCTCCCCCATCTCCTCATCCCTCGCCTCTAGGATGGTTCTGAAAACTCTTCCTCCAAGTACCTGTTGTCATCCTCCCGGAGAGTCCCGTTCAGGCGGGCTAACTCTCGAAGCTGCATCTTCCGGAGATCATTCTGGTCCTCTGGGGTTTCAATACCCTGCTTCAGAATATTCCGGATCTAGGAAATTACAAGGGTCAAGGGGTAAAAAAAGAGACaggtcaaacaacaacaaaaaaaaatgccattcaGTAATATGCCAAAGAAAGATCTGTATCAAACTATTTGTGTCTTAACAAAGAACAAGAGAAGAACAGACTTGTGTATCAAATCATCAAAAAAGTGGTTACAACATCAGAGTCTGGGAGTATTACTGAGCTTCTTGCAAAGAAAACCTGAGCATATtaagatgggaaagaaaaaaaaaaaaaaaccaacatgaAAATACATTCAATTAAG
Encoded here:
- the SF1 gene encoding splicing factor 1 isoform X9, which gives rise to MATGANATPLDFPNKKRKRSRWNQDTMEQKTVIPGMPTVIPPGLTREQERAYIVQLQIEDLTRKLRTGDLGIPPNPEDRSPSPEPIYNSEGKRLNTREFRTRKKLEEERHNLITEMVALNPDFKPPADYKPPATRVSDKVMIPQDEYPEINFVGLLIGPRGNTLKNIEKECNAKIMIRGKGSVKEGKVGRKDGQMLPGEDEPLHALVTANTMENVKKAVEQIRNILKQGIETPEDQNDLRKMQLRELARLNGTLREDDNRILRPWQSSETRSITNTTVCTKCGGAGHIASDCKFQRPGDPQSAQDKARMDKEYLSLMAELGEAPVPASAGSASGPAAAPLASAPRPAAPANNPPPPSLMSTTQSRPPWMNSGPSENRPYHGMHGGGPGGPGGGPHNFPHPLPSLTGGHGGHPMQHNPNGPPPPWMQPPPPPMNQGPHPPGHHGPPPMDQYLGSTPVGSGVYRLHQGKGMMPPPPMGMMPPPPPPSGQPPPPPSGPLPPWQQQQQQPPPPPPPSSSMASSTPLPWQQNTTTTTTSAGTGSIPPWQQQQAAAAASPGAPQMQGNPTMVPLPPGVQPPLPPGAPPPPPPPPPGSAGMMTRPRGGGPRHATEDFPRPLVTLPGRQPQQRPWWTGWFGKAA
- the SF1 gene encoding splicing factor 1 isoform X16; this encodes MLGRPGDFPNKKRKRSRWNQDTMEQKTVIPGMPTVIPPGLTREQERAYIVQLQIEDLTRKLRTGDLGIPPNPEDRSPSPEPIYNSEGKRLNTREFRTRKKLEEERHNLITEMVALNPDFKPPADYKPPATRVSDKVMIPQDEYPEINFVGLLIGPRGNTLKNIEKECNAKIMIRGKGSVKEGKVGRKDGQMLPGEDEPLHALVTANTMENVKKAVEQIRNILKQGIETPEDQNDLRKMQLRELARLNGTLREDDNRILRPWQSSETRSITNTTVCTKCGGAGHIASDCKFQRPGDPQSAQDKARMDKEYLSLMAELGEAPVPASAGSASGPAAAPLASAPRPAAPANNPPPPSLMSTTQSRPPWMNSGPSENRPYHGMHGGGPGGPGGGPHNFPHPLPSLTGGHGGHPMQHNPNGPPPPWMQPPPPPMNQGPHPPGHHGPPPMGKSVPGKYACGLWGLSPTSRKRYDAAAAYGHDAAAAASQWAAPTPSLWPSSPMAAAAAAASASPAAQQQYGFQYPLAMAAKTRPRGGGPRHATEDFPRPLVTLPGRQPQQRPWWTGWFGKAA
- the SF1 gene encoding splicing factor 1 isoform X15 codes for the protein MATGANATPLDFPNKKRKRSRWNQDTMEQKTVIPGMPTVIPPGLTREQERAYIVQLQIEDLTRKLRTGDLGIPPNPEDRSPSPEPIYNSEGKRLNTREFRTRKKLEEERHNLITEMVALNPDFKPPADYKPPATRVSDKVMIPQDEYPEINFVGLLIGPRGNTLKNIEKECNAKIMIRGKGSVKEGKVGRKDGQMLPGEDEPLHALVTANTMENVKKAVEQIRNILKQGIETPEDQNDLRKMQLRELARLNGTLREDDNRILRPWQSSETRSITNTTVCTKCGGAGHIASDCKFQRPGDPQSAQDKARMDKEYLSLMAELGEAPVPASAGSASGPAAAPLASAPRPAAPANNPPPPSLMSTTQSRPPWMNSGPSENRPYHGMHGGGPGGPGGGPHNFPHPLPSLTGGHGGHPMQHNPNGPPPPWMQPPPPPMNQGPHPPGHHGPPPMVPGKYACGLWGLSPTSRKRYDAAAAYGHDAAAAASQWAAPTPSLWPSSPMAAAAAAASASPAAQQQYGFQYPLAMAAKTRPRGGGPRHATEDFPRPLVTLPGRQPQQRPWWTGWFGKAA
- the SF1 gene encoding splicing factor 1 isoform X14, with the translated sequence MATGANATPLDFPNKKRKRSRWNQDTMEQKTVIPGMPTVIPPGLTREQERAYIVQLQIEDLTRKLRTGDLGIPPNPEDRSPSPEPIYNSEGKRLNTREFRTRKKLEEERHNLITEMVALNPDFKPPADYKPPATRVSDKVMIPQDEYPEINFVGLLIGPRGNTLKNIEKECNAKIMIRGKGSVKEGKVGRKDGQMLPGEDEPLHALVTANTMENVKKAVEQIRNILKQGIETPEDQNDLRKMQLRELARLNGTLREDDNRILRPWQSSETRSITNTTVCTKCGGAGHIASDCKFQRPGDPQSAQDKARMDKEYLSLMAELGEAPVPASAGSASGPAAAPLASAPRPAAPANNPPPPSLMSTTQSRPPWMNSGPSENRPYHGMHGGGPGGPGGGPHNFPHPLPSLTGGHGGHPMQHNPNGPPPPWMQPPPPPMNQGPHPPGHHGPPPMGKSVPGKYACGLWGLSPTSRKRYDAAAAYGHDAAAAASQWAAPTPSLWPSSPMAAAAAAASASPAAQQQYGFQYPLAMAAKTRPRGGGPRHATEDFPRPLVTLPGRQPQQRPWWTGWFGKAA
- the SF1 gene encoding splicing factor 1 isoform X2; protein product: MATGANATPLGKLHPPAAAPPGLPPGPGPKRAFEPPPPPPPGPGGGGPGPGAGLPLGPVGPGLMAAPLAAAFPFAALPPPPPPPPPAAAAPGPASGPPPQPPPPPGPAYPQAQPPPPPPPPPPPPQPPQPPPPPLFQHVSPPQPLPQPLQDPQPGPAGGGGDFPNKKRKRSRWNQDTMEQKTVIPGMPTVIPPGLTREQERAYIVQLQIEDLTRKLRTGDLGIPPNPEDRSPSPEPIYNSEGKRLNTREFRTRKKLEEERHNLITEMVALNPDFKPPADYKPPATRVSDKVMIPQDEYPEINFVGLLIGPRGNTLKNIEKECNAKIMIRGKGSVKEGKVGRKDGQMLPGEDEPLHALVTANTMENVKKAVEQIRNILKQGIETPEDQNDLRKMQLRELARLNGTLREDDNRILRPWQSSETRSITNTTVCTKCGGAGHIASDCKFQRPGDPQSAQDKARMDKEYLSLMAELGEAPVPASAGSASGPAAAPLASAPRPAAPANNPPPPSLMSTTQSRPPWMNSGPSENRPYHGMHGGGPGGPGGGPHNFPHPLPSLTGGHGGHPMQHNPNGPPPPWMQPPPPPMNQGPHPPGHHGPPPMDQYLGSTPVGSGVYRLHQGKGMMPPPPMGMMPPPPPPSGQPPPPPSGPLPPWQQQQQQPPPPPPPSSSMASSTPLPWQQNTTTTTTSAGTGSIPPWQQQQAAAAASPGAPQMQGNPTMVPLPPGVQPPLPPGAPPPPPPPPPGSAGMMTRPRGGGPRHATEDFPRPLVTLPGRQPQQRPWWTGWFGKAA
- the SF1 gene encoding splicing factor 1 isoform X17, which codes for MATGANATPLDFPNKKRKRSRWNQDTMEQKTVIPGMPTVIPPGLTREQERAYIVQLQIEDLTRKLRTGDLGIPPNPEDRSPSPEPIYNSEGKRLNTREFRTRKKLEEERHNLITEMVALNPDFKPPADYKPPATRVSDKVMIPQDEYPEINFVGLLIGPRGNTLKNIEKECNAKIMIRGKGSVKEGKVGRKDGQMLPGEDEPLHALVTANTMENVKKAVEQIRNILKQGIETPEDQNDLRKMQLRELARLNGTLREDDNRILRPWQSSETRSITNTTVCTKCGGAGHIASDCKFQRPGDPQSAQDKARMDKEYLSLMAELGEAPVPASAGSASGPAAAPLASAPRPAAPANNPPPPSLMSTTQSRPPWMNSGPSENRPYHGMHGGGPGGPGGGPHNFPHPLPSLTGGHGGHPMQHNPNGPPPPWMQPPPPPMNQGPHPPGHHGPPPMDQYLGSTPVGSGVYRLHQGKGMMPPPPMGMMPPPPPPSGQPPPPPSGPLPPWQQQQQQPPPPPPPSSSMASSTPLPWQQRPVPAAVARAMRLRTFRAHW
- the SF1 gene encoding splicing factor 1 isoform X18, whose product is MLGRPGDFPNKKRKRSRWNQDTMEQKTVIPGMPTVIPPGLTREQERAYIVQLQIEDLTRKLRTGDLGIPPNPEDRSPSPEPIYNSEGKRLNTREFRTRKKLEEERHNLITEMVALNPDFKPPADYKPPATRVSDKVMIPQDEYPEINFVGLLIGPRGNTLKNIEKECNAKIMIRGKGSVKEGKVGRKDGQMLPGEDEPLHALVTANTMENVKKAVEQIRNILKQGIETPEDQNDLRKMQLRELARLNGTLREDDNRILRPWQSSETRSITNTTVCTKCGGAGHIASDCKFQRPGDPQSAQDKARMDKEYLSLMAELGEAPVPASAGSASGPAAAPLASAPRPAAPANNPPPPSLMSTTQSRPPWMNSGPSENRPYHGMHGGGPGGPGGGPHNFPHPLPSLTGGHGGHPMQHNPNGPPPPWMQPPPPPMNQGPHPPGHHGPPPMDQYLGSTPVGSGVYRLHQGKGMMPPPPMGMMPPPPPPSGQPPPPPSGPLPPWQQQQQQPPPPPPPSSSMASSTPLPWQQRPVPAAVARAMRLRTFRAHW
- the SF1 gene encoding splicing factor 1 isoform X13; its protein translation is MATGANATPLDFPNKKRKRSRWNQDTMEQKTVIPGMPTVIPPGLTREQERAYIVQLQIEDLTRKLRTGDLGIPPNPEDRSPSPEPIYNSEGKRLNTREFRTRKKLEEERHNLITEMVALNPDFKPPADYKPPATRVSDKVMIPQDEYPEINFVGLLIGPRGNTLKNIEKECNAKIMIRGKGSVKEGKVGRKDGQMLPGEDEPLHALVTANTMENVKKAVEQIRNILKQGIETPEDQNDLRKMQLRELARLNGTLREDDNRILRPWQSSETRSITNTTVCTKCGGAGHIASDCKFQRPGDPQSAQDKARMDKEYLSLMAELGEAPVPASAGSASGPAAAPLASAPRPAAPANNPPPPSLMSTTQSRPPWMNSGPSENRPYHGMHGGGPGGPGGGPHNFPHPLPSLTGGHGGHPMQHNPNGPPPPWMQPPPPPMNQGPHPPGHHGPPPMVPGKYACGLWGLSPTSRKRYDAAAAYGHDAAAAASQWAAPTPSLWPSSPMAAAAAAASASPAAQQQYGFQYPLAMAAKYDDYHHERWHRVHPAMATAAGGCRSFSRSPSDARQPHYGAPAPRGPAASAARGPPPSAASATWFRRHDDPSPRRWPAPCD
- the SF1 gene encoding splicing factor 1 isoform X6; its protein translation is MEQKTVIPGMPTVIPPGLTREQERAYIVQLQIEDLTRKLRTGDLGIPPNPEDRSPSPEPIYNSEGKRLNTREFRTRKKLEEERHNLITEMVALNPDFKPPADYKPPATRVSDKVMIPQDEYPEINFVGLLIGPRGNTLKNIEKECNAKIMIRGKGSVKEGKVGRKDGQMLPGEDEPLHALVTANTMENVKKAVEQIRNILKQGIETPEDQNDLRKMQLRELARLNGTLREDDNRILRPWQSSETRSITNTTVCTKCGGAGHIASDCKFQRPGDPQSAQDKARMDKEYLSLMAELGEAPVPASAGSASGPAAAPLASAPRPAAPANNPPPPSLMSTTQSRPPWMNSGPSENRPYHGMHGGGPGGPGGGPHNFPHPLPSLTGGHGGHPMQHNPNGPPPPWMQPPPPPMNQGPHPPGHHGPPPMGKSVPGKYACGLWGLSPTSRKRYDAAAAYGHDAAAAASQWAAPTPSLWPSSPMAAAAAAASASPAAQQQYGFQYPLAMAAKYDDYHHERWHRVHPAMATAAGGCRSFSRSPSDARQPHYGAPAPRGPAASAARGPPPSAASATWFRRHDDPSPRRWPAPCD